In Aegilops tauschii subsp. strangulata cultivar AL8/78 chromosome 3, Aet v6.0, whole genome shotgun sequence, one genomic interval encodes:
- the LOC109750325 gene encoding uncharacterized protein, protein MPKKGLKKLHAKDALDFFNQVMVEQPLLPFLIPLGLFAWFVERWVVPFSNWVPLAAAVWATIQYGRFKRKMAVEDLNKRWKHLILNTTPTTPIEPCEWLNKLLIEVWPNYMEPKLSKKFQSTVERRLKNRKPKLIDKIELQEFSLGSCPPTLGEQGMRWMTSGEQQVMSLGFDWHSKEMSVMFMAKLAKPLMGTARIVINSIHIKGDLLLSPILDGEAVLYSFESTPEVRIGVAFGSGGSQTVPGMELPGVSTWLVKLLTETIAKTMVEPRRLCFSLPPVDLKKQAVGGVLSVTVVSASNLGRKSRTIELGNNQSSSGNTTPGIPLNRRAHTFIEVEVGTLTRKTTTCEGPNPTWNSTFNMVLHGETGVVKFLLYELDSDGVKYNYLTSCEIKVKYVLDGSTIFWAIGHNDGVVARHAEHCGKEVGMVVPFEEDITGELTVSLVLKEWQFSDGSVTLSNSLSNEFQCSIDGSPKLQSRTGRKLRVKVVEGRALAVNSKSGKCDPYVKLQYGKALYRTKTLSRTAQPVWNDKFEFDEIGGGEYLKVKCYNLDTFSDDSIGSARVNLEGLLDGASRDVWVPLEKVDSGEIRLEIEAIPNDHNDSLKRSSSKVEAGWIELVIIEARDLVAADLRGTSDPYVRVQYGNKKKRTKVIYKTLAPNWNQTFEFAETGEPMILHVKDHNAVLPTASIGNCTVEYSMLSPNQPADKWIPLQGVRSGEIHVKITRRVANSEKKSSLLTDASALGKGHKISAQMRDSLKKCSGLVDDGGDAEALSLALTEVESVQDEQDLYIQQLEREKALMLQKIHDLGSEIVRTSSGPARTSC, encoded by the exons TATGGGAGGTTTAAACGGAAGATGGCTGTAGAAGATTTGAACAAAAGATGGAAGCACCTTATACTGAACACAACA CCTACCACACCAATAGAACCTTGCGAGTGGTTGAACAAACTTTTGATTGAAGTTTGGCCAAACTACATGGAACCGAAACTATCAAAGAAGTTCCAATCTACTGTCGAG AGACGTTTAAAGAACCGAAAACCAAAACTGATA GATAAAATAGAATTACAGGAATTCTCGCTCGGTTCTTGCCCACCTACCTTGGGAGAGCAGGGTATGCGCTGGATGACTTCAGGTGAACAG CAAGTCATGTCCTTGGGTTTTGATTGGCACAGCAAAGAGATGAGTGTGATGTTTATGGCGAAATTAGCAAAACCTCTGATGGGCACTGCTCGCATTGTTATAAACAGCATCCACATCAAGGGAGAT CTTCTACTGAGTCCCATTCTTGATGGTGAAGCTGTCCTCTATTCTTTTGAATCTACTCCAGAAGTCAGGATTGGCGTAGCATTTGGAAGTGGTGGAAGCCAAACAGTTCCTGGTATGGAGTTACCAGGTGTCTCAACATGGCTG GTAAAGCTTTTGACTGAAACAATAGCTAAGACAATGGTTGAGCCTCGCCGTCTCTGCTTTTCTTTGCCACCAGTAGATCTGAAGAAACAAGCAGTTGGTGGTGTTCTTTCTGTTACTGTTGTTTCAGCTAGTAATCTTGGCAGAAAGAGCAGAACTATTGAGTTAGGGAACAACCAAAGCTCAAGTGGAAACACTACACCTGGGATTCCTCTTAACAGGAGGGCACATACATTTATTGAGGTAGAAGTTGGCACTTTGACGAGAAAAACAACTACTTGTGAGGGTCCAAATCCTACATGGAACAGCACATTTAACATGGTGCTGCATGGAGAGACAGGTGTTGTCAAGTTTCTTCTGTATGAACTGGATTCCGATGGTGTCAAGTATAATTACCTAACAAGCTGTGAGATAAAG GTCAAGTATGTTTTGGATGGTTCAACAATATTTTGGGCTATAGGACATAATGATGGTGTGGTTGCAAGGCATGCTGAGCATTGTGGGAAAGAAGTTGGAATGGTGGTTCCATTTGAGGAGGATATCACAGGCGAG TTAACTGTCAGTCTTGTGCTAAAAGAATGGCAATTCTCTGATGGGTCGGTTACATTGAGTAACTCTCTGAGCAATGAATTCCAATGTTCCATTGATGGATCACCGAAGCTTCAGTCAAGGACAGGAAGGAAGCTCAGAGTCAAAGTAGTGGAGGGTAGGGCCCTTGCAGTAAACAGTAAATCTGGGAAATGCGATCCTTATGTGAAACTCCAGTATGGAAAG GCTCTATACAGAACGAAGACACTCTCTCGTACGGCCCAACCAGTTTGGAATGACAAGTTTGAATTTGATGAGATTGGTGGTGGTGAATATCTGAAGGTCAAATGCTATAATTTAGATACATTCAGTGATGATAGCATTGGCAGTGCAAGAGTAAATCTGGAGGGACTTCTAGATGGTGCTAGCCGAGATGTGTGGGTACCTCTTGAAAAAGTAGATTCAGGAGAGATCAGGCTCGAAATAGAGGCAATACCAAATGATCACAACGACAGTCTGAAG AGATCAAGCAGTAAAGTTGAAGCTGGCTGGATCGAGCTAGTAATAATTGAAGCCAGGGATCTTGTTGCTGCTGATCTTAGAGGAACTAGTGATCCATATGTCAGGGTGCAATATGGGAACAAGAAGAAGCGAACCAAG GTCATTTACAAGACGCTGGCTCCAAACTGGAACCAGACATTTGAGTTTGCGGAAACCGGAGAGCCCATGATCCTGCATGTCAAGGACCATAACGCGGTCCTTCCAACCGCCAGCATAGGCAACTGCACCGTTGAATACAGCATGCTTTCTCCGAATCAACCCGCCGACAAATGGATACCGCTGCAAGGAGTGCGGAGCGGAGAAATCCATGTCAAGATCACCCGGAGAGTCGCGAACTCGGAAAAGAAAAGCAGCCTGCTGACAGATGCGTCCGCCCTCGGCAAAGGACACAAGATATCTGCACAG ATGAGAGACAGCCTGAAGAAATGCTCAGGCTTGGTCGACGACGGCGGCGATGCGGAGGCGCTGTCGCTGGCCCTGACGGAGGTGGAGAGCGTCCAGGACGAGCAGGATTTGTACATACAGCAGCTGGAGCGGGAGAAGGCCCTGATGCTGCAGAAGATACATGACCTTGGTTCTGAAATCGTCAGGACATCCTCCGGTCCTGCAAGGACCTCCTGCTAG